In Cellulomonas sp. Y8, the genomic stretch CGGCACCTGGGGCCGGCGCGCGGCGGGGACGCGGCTGGTGTTCACGGGGGTCGAGGACGTGCGGGCCGACCTGCTGGCGGCGTTCGACGACGTGCTGCTGACCGCCGACGAGCACGCCCGGGGCCTGCACCCGTGGCTCGGCGCGGACGACGTGCTGGCGCCGTGGCTGGGGGACCGCGCGGCGTGATCGGCGCCCGGATGCGGGCGCCGCGGGCCAGGGGCATGGTCGTCAGGGTCGGACGTCGTCCAGATCGAGGAGGTCGCCATGCCGCGCCGTGACCCGGGCCCGAGCGTGAAGGACAAGGGGCTGTACGAAGAGCTCCGGGACGAGGGCAACAGCAAGGAGAAGTCCGCGCGCATCGCCAACGCCGCCGCGGCGCGCGGGCGGTCGTCCGTCGGGAAGAAGGGCGGCGAGT encodes the following:
- a CDS encoding GTP-binding protein; this translates as MWTLELSADRPLHPERLVAEVARLGQGRHRSRGHFWVPSRPDSVCVWDGAGGQLSVGALGTWGRRAAGTRLVFTGVEDVRADLLAAFDDVLLTADEHARGLHPWLGADDVLAPWLGDRAA
- a CDS encoding Rho termination factor N-terminal domain-containing protein, with translation MPRRDPGPSVKDKGLYEELRDEGNSKEKSARIANAAAARGRSSVGKKGGESGSYEDWTVEDLRKRAAEIGIEGRSSMKKADLVDALRSH